One Caulobacter segnis genomic window carries:
- a CDS encoding dicarboxylate/amino acid:cation symporter, with the protein MAAAPSKSSRFISGFGSQVLVAMALGLGLGLLARNLGPAEGQAGYALAETLHQIGSIFVQLLRVLVPPLVFTAIVASIANIAQLQNAARLVWRTLFWFAVTALIAVLIGIALGLILQPGLHTTVEAAAAKAPKTHGSWLDFLTGLVPGNILGLAASTKISDAGAASTSLSFNVLQIVVISLVTGVAALKVGEAGEAFLKFNASALAIVRKVLWWVIRLTPIGTVGLFGNAVAQYGWTTLGQLGAFTGAIYIGLALVLLVVYPTILALNGLNPVKFFQGAWPAIQLGFVSRSSVGTLPVTEAVTETSLGVPRAYAAFAVPFGATTKMDGCAAIYPAISAIFVAQFFGVHLGWSDYFLIVFVSVIGSAATAGLTGATVMLTLTLSTLGLPLEGAGLLLAIDPILDMGRTAVNVAGQALVPTIVAKREGILDLDVYNAARVPAEATLHPAE; encoded by the coding sequence ATGGCCGCCGCACCGTCCAAGAGCAGCCGCTTCATCAGCGGGTTCGGGAGCCAGGTCCTGGTCGCCATGGCCCTTGGTTTGGGCCTGGGCCTCTTGGCGCGCAACCTGGGACCGGCGGAAGGCCAGGCGGGCTACGCCCTGGCCGAGACCCTGCACCAGATCGGTTCGATCTTCGTCCAGTTGCTGCGGGTCCTGGTGCCGCCGCTGGTGTTCACGGCCATCGTCGCCTCGATCGCCAACATCGCCCAGCTGCAGAACGCCGCCCGCCTGGTCTGGCGCACCCTGTTCTGGTTCGCGGTCACCGCCCTGATCGCGGTGCTGATCGGCATCGCGCTGGGCTTGATCCTGCAGCCGGGCCTGCACACCACGGTCGAGGCCGCCGCCGCCAAGGCGCCGAAGACCCACGGTTCCTGGCTGGACTTCCTGACGGGCCTGGTCCCTGGCAACATCCTGGGCCTGGCCGCCTCGACCAAGATCTCGGACGCCGGCGCGGCCTCGACCTCGCTGTCGTTCAACGTGCTGCAGATCGTGGTCATCTCGCTGGTCACCGGCGTCGCGGCCCTCAAGGTCGGCGAGGCGGGCGAGGCCTTCCTGAAGTTCAACGCCTCGGCCCTGGCGATCGTGCGCAAGGTGCTGTGGTGGGTGATCCGCCTGACGCCGATCGGCACGGTCGGCCTGTTCGGCAACGCCGTGGCCCAGTACGGCTGGACCACGCTGGGCCAGCTGGGCGCCTTCACCGGAGCGATCTACATCGGCCTGGCCCTGGTGCTGCTGGTCGTTTACCCGACCATCCTGGCCCTGAACGGCCTGAACCCCGTGAAGTTCTTCCAGGGCGCCTGGCCGGCGATCCAGCTGGGCTTCGTCTCGCGCTCGTCGGTCGGCACCCTGCCGGTGACTGAAGCCGTGACCGAGACCAGCCTGGGCGTGCCGCGCGCCTACGCCGCCTTTGCCGTGCCGTTCGGCGCGACCACCAAGATGGACGGCTGCGCGGCGATCTATCCGGCGATCTCGGCGATCTTCGTGGCCCAGTTCTTCGGCGTGCACCTGGGCTGGTCGGACTATTTCCTGATCGTCTTCGTCTCGGTAATCGGCTCGGCCGCCACCGCGGGCCTGACGGGCGCGACGGTGATGCTGACCCTGACCCTGTCGACCCTGGGCCTGCCGCTGGAGGGCGCGGGCCTGCTGCTGGCCATCGACCCGATCCTGGACATGGGTCGCACCGCCGTGAACGTCGCCGGCCAGGCCCTGGTCCCGACCATCGTGGCCAAGCGGGAAGGGATCCTGGATCTGGACGTCTACAACGCCGCTCGCGTTCCGGCCGAGGCGACCCTGCACCCCGCCGAATAG
- a CDS encoding glycoside hydrolase family 3 N-terminal domain-containing protein, giving the protein MTLKTTGGAPAGASRRAFLSGAAALAGLAVATPRAFARASDRVEGLLAQMTIEEKAGQLSCFADMIRPPIGDMNPLVNIRNAQTLTAEIKAGRIGVLMNGVGAQAALETQRAAIEGSRLRIPLLFAADVIHGFRTVFPIPLAEAASFDPHLAERTARAAAIEATASGLHWTFAPMVDVARDQRWGRVAEGSGEDVFLGEVLAAARVRGFQGKDLKADDSMLATPKHFAAYGAVTAGLEYNSVELSEATLREVHLPPFQAAFAAGAMTVMSAFNDVNGVPATANKRLLTDLLRGEWGFKGVVISDYTADQELVAHGFAADDRDAARLAILAGVDISMQSGLYIRYLPELVASGAVPVAVVDAAVRRVLALKEAIGLFDNPYRSLDPKAEAYHTATPAMRALSREAGARSIVLLKNDLLKNGGALLPLPKAGKRLALIGPFADDRDNVLGAWGGFFADRRLNVDLASGLRAQLADPASLIVERGCDVEAMIAGGFERAVAAAQGADIVLLAIGESQDMTGEAKSRTDIRIPPVQMRLAEAVAATGKPVVVLLRHGRALQLEGVVRDAPAILATWFLGSEMGNAVADVLFGTVNPSGRLPVSFPIDSGQEPFFYNGRTTGRPAPADPNGQEYKARWRSIRNDALYPFGFGLTYTRFDVTDMKLSTSRLAWNETLHVTAKVRNTGELHGEHVVQLYIRDRVASRTRPVRELKGFQRVSLAPGSEREVRFELKRENLMFVGDNDYWLVEPGVFDVWIANSSVDGLAAEFELLPAG; this is encoded by the coding sequence ATGACTTTGAAGACGACGGGCGGCGCCCCCGCCGGGGCCAGCCGACGCGCCTTCCTGTCCGGCGCTGCGGCCTTGGCCGGCCTGGCCGTGGCGACCCCGCGCGCCTTCGCTCGCGCTTCCGATCGCGTCGAGGGCCTGCTGGCCCAGATGACGATCGAGGAGAAGGCCGGCCAGCTGTCGTGCTTCGCCGACATGATCCGTCCGCCGATCGGCGACATGAATCCGCTGGTCAACATCCGCAACGCCCAGACCCTGACCGCCGAGATCAAGGCGGGCCGGATCGGCGTGCTGATGAACGGGGTAGGGGCCCAGGCCGCGCTCGAGACCCAGCGGGCCGCGATCGAGGGTTCGCGCCTGCGGATCCCGCTGCTGTTCGCCGCCGACGTGATCCACGGCTTCCGCACCGTGTTCCCGATCCCGCTGGCCGAGGCCGCCAGCTTCGACCCGCATCTGGCCGAGCGCACCGCCCGGGCCGCCGCGATCGAGGCCACCGCCTCGGGCCTGCACTGGACCTTCGCGCCGATGGTCGACGTCGCCCGTGACCAGCGCTGGGGCCGGGTGGCCGAGGGCTCGGGCGAGGACGTCTTCCTGGGCGAGGTGCTGGCCGCCGCCCGGGTGCGCGGCTTCCAGGGCAAGGATCTCAAGGCCGACGACAGCATGCTGGCCACGCCCAAGCACTTCGCCGCCTATGGCGCGGTGACGGCGGGCCTGGAGTACAATTCGGTCGAACTCTCGGAAGCCACCTTGCGCGAAGTGCACCTGCCGCCGTTCCAGGCCGCGTTCGCCGCCGGGGCCATGACCGTGATGTCGGCCTTCAATGATGTGAACGGCGTCCCGGCCACGGCCAACAAGCGTCTGCTGACCGATCTGCTGCGCGGGGAGTGGGGCTTCAAGGGCGTCGTCATCTCGGACTACACGGCCGACCAGGAACTGGTGGCCCACGGTTTCGCCGCCGACGACCGCGACGCCGCGCGCCTGGCCATCCTGGCCGGGGTCGACATCAGTATGCAGAGCGGCCTCTACATCCGCTACCTGCCGGAACTGGTCGCCTCGGGCGCGGTGCCGGTGGCGGTGGTCGACGCGGCCGTGCGCCGGGTGCTGGCGCTGAAGGAGGCGATCGGCCTCTTCGACAATCCCTACCGCTCGCTGGATCCCAAGGCCGAGGCCTACCACACCGCCACGCCGGCGATGCGGGCCCTGAGCCGCGAGGCGGGCGCGCGCTCGATCGTGCTGCTGAAGAACGACCTACTGAAGAACGGCGGGGCGCTGCTGCCCCTGCCCAAGGCCGGCAAGCGCCTGGCGCTGATCGGTCCATTCGCCGACGACCGCGACAACGTGCTGGGCGCGTGGGGCGGCTTCTTCGCCGACCGCCGCCTGAACGTCGACCTGGCGAGCGGCCTGCGCGCCCAACTGGCCGATCCGGCCAGCCTGATCGTCGAGCGCGGCTGCGATGTCGAGGCCATGATCGCCGGCGGCTTCGAGCGCGCCGTGGCCGCGGCGCAGGGCGCGGATATCGTCCTCCTGGCCATCGGCGAGAGCCAGGACATGACGGGCGAGGCCAAGTCGCGCACCGACATCCGCATCCCCCCGGTCCAGATGCGTCTGGCCGAGGCTGTCGCCGCCACGGGCAAGCCGGTGGTCGTCCTGCTGCGCCACGGCCGCGCCCTCCAGCTGGAGGGCGTCGTCCGCGACGCGCCGGCCATCCTGGCGACCTGGTTCCTGGGCAGCGAGATGGGCAATGCGGTGGCCGACGTGCTGTTCGGGACCGTGAACCCCTCGGGCCGCCTACCGGTCAGCTTCCCGATCGACAGCGGTCAGGAGCCGTTCTTCTACAACGGTCGCACCACGGGTCGCCCGGCGCCCGCCGATCCGAACGGGCAGGAATACAAGGCCCGCTGGCGCTCGATCCGCAATGACGCGCTCTATCCGTTCGGTTTCGGCCTGACCTACACGCGCTTCGACGTCACGGACATGAAGCTGTCCACCTCGCGCCTGGCGTGGAACGAGACGCTGCACGTGACCGCCAAGGTCAGGAACACCGGCGAGCTGCATGGCGAGCACGTCGTGCAGCTCTACATTCGCGACCGCGTCGCCAGCCGCACCCGGCCGGTCCGCGAGCTGAAGGGCTTCCAGCGCGTGTCCCTGGCTCCCGGGAGCGAGCGCGAGGTGCGGTTCGAGCTGAAGCGCGAGAACCTGATGTTCGTCGGCGACAACGACTACTGGCTCGTCGAGCCGGGCGTCTTCGACGTCTGGATCGCCAACTCCTCGGTGGACGGCTTGGCGGCCGAGTTCGAACTGCTCCCGGCTGGGTAG